The genomic window GGTCAGCACCGCTCAAGTTCGTGTTGTTGAGGTCGGCTTTGAGGAGGATGGCGTTATTCAGGTACGCCCCTTTAAGACTTGCCTCTCGGAGGATAGCCTGCGTGAAATCGGCTTTGCGAAGGTCGGCATAGCTGAGGTCGGCGTAGCTAAGGTTTGCCTTGTGAACGGTGGTGTAGCTGAGGTTTGCCTTGTGAAGCGTGGTTTGGATGAGGGTGGCACTCCTGAGATTCGCACTATGGAGATCGGCATAGCTGAGATCCGCTTCCCGGAGAATGGCATTTTGCAGGTCGGCATTTCTCAGACTCGCTTTTTGGAGGGAGGCATTTTTGAGAATGGTGTTGTGCAGCTTGGCGTTGTTGAGTTTTGCAAAGTTCAGCTTGGCGTCCTGGAGGTTGGCATTGCTAAGGTCGGCTCCGCGCAGGTCGGCTCCGCTCAAATTCGCTTCGGTCAAATCGGGGCGATCGTCAAACGATTCTCGCCACGC from Synechococcales cyanobacterium T60_A2020_003 includes these protein-coding regions:
- a CDS encoding pentapeptide repeat-containing protein; translated protein: MTEANLSGADLRGADLSNANLQDAKLNFAKLNNAKLHNTILKNASLQKASLRNADLQNAILREADLSYADLHSANLRSATLIQTTLHKANLSYTTVHKANLSYADLSYADLRKADFTQAILREASLKGAYLNNAILLKADLNNTNLSGADLNNTDLTRADLSGANLNGANLSQAFLRTTQVQGCNFTAATLTGACIHTWELNSSTQLEAVICPYVYLKAERFKDAWIPSNRCPTDLKQFLAPGEFANLFQTDQESADLLFADGINWHAFGRRSKRCDRSMVISQSKRSKPSRMLL